Proteins encoded within one genomic window of Deltaproteobacteria bacterium:
- a CDS encoding ATP-binding protein produces MRRGGGHGPPEGAGDEATLRERSRGLSVIVEVGHQVCATLDLEQVTQTAVDGITSLVGLDTSAIYLLEGEQLHLMATTPPLPPDFPEHLRIARRQDHPTIEQAVWSRSPLLVQDFQATASTPAERAAAEQRDLRTLVVIPMIADDEVVGVFMAGSVGEPTRVSALMVDLSRSLANITALAARNARHYEEREAQAAELKRLLEERDQAKERLQQAQKMESVGRLAGGVAHDFNNMLSVIMGTADLALLRGQEEGMSPELEADLNQLIETAGHSAALTHQLLAFARRQAAEPQVIDLNEKVADLLKMMRRLIGENVDLSFHPMDEPARVLIDPSQIDQVLSNLCVNARDAIEGHGKISIELGARDFEEAPEAVPAWSAGPAPGRYIMLAVSDTGAGMTPAVKAQVFEPYFSTKSEGKGTGLGLATVYGIVRQNEGFLNLYSEPGLGTTFRIYLRRHVGVPARAEAPAPVVVRKGSEAIVLVEDEPHILDVARRMLEGLGYVVHGFADPREALAFSRDTSLEFQLLITDVVMPGLNGRALSQAITEERPGVRTIYLSGYTADVIAENGILHPGVRLLHKPFSLAELAERVRSTLDAS; encoded by the coding sequence GTGAGACGGGGTGGCGGACACGGCCCGCCCGAAGGTGCGGGAGACGAGGCGACGCTGCGCGAGCGCAGCCGGGGCCTCTCGGTCATCGTCGAGGTCGGTCACCAGGTCTGCGCCACCCTGGACCTCGAGCAGGTGACCCAGACCGCGGTCGACGGGATCACCAGCCTCGTCGGCCTCGACACCTCGGCGATCTATCTCCTGGAGGGTGAGCAGCTCCACCTGATGGCGACGACCCCGCCGCTGCCGCCGGACTTTCCCGAGCACCTGCGGATCGCCCGGCGCCAGGATCACCCCACGATCGAGCAGGCCGTCTGGTCGCGCTCGCCCCTCCTCGTCCAGGACTTCCAGGCCACGGCCTCCACCCCCGCCGAGCGCGCGGCCGCCGAGCAGCGGGACCTGCGGACGCTCGTGGTGATCCCGATGATCGCCGACGACGAGGTGGTCGGGGTGTTCATGGCGGGCTCCGTCGGTGAGCCGACGCGCGTCTCTGCCCTCATGGTCGATCTCTCGCGCTCCCTGGCGAACATCACCGCCCTCGCCGCGAGGAACGCCCGGCACTACGAGGAACGCGAGGCCCAGGCGGCCGAGCTGAAGCGCCTCCTGGAGGAGCGCGATCAGGCGAAGGAGAGGCTGCAGCAGGCGCAGAAGATGGAGTCGGTCGGCCGCCTCGCGGGTGGGGTGGCGCACGACTTCAACAACATGCTCAGCGTCATCATGGGCACCGCCGACCTCGCCCTCCTGCGCGGACAGGAGGAGGGGATGAGCCCCGAGCTCGAGGCCGACCTCAACCAGCTGATCGAGACGGCGGGCCACTCGGCGGCGCTCACCCACCAGCTCCTCGCCTTCGCCCGCCGGCAGGCCGCCGAACCGCAGGTGATCGACCTCAACGAGAAGGTCGCCGATCTGCTGAAGATGATGCGGCGCCTCATCGGAGAGAACGTCGACCTCTCCTTTCACCCGATGGACGAGCCCGCCCGGGTGCTGATCGATCCCAGCCAGATCGATCAGGTCCTGTCCAACCTCTGCGTGAACGCCCGCGACGCCATCGAGGGGCACGGAAAGATCTCGATCGAGCTCGGCGCCCGCGACTTCGAGGAGGCGCCAGAGGCCGTTCCCGCCTGGTCGGCCGGGCCAGCCCCCGGCCGCTACATCATGCTGGCGGTGAGCGACACCGGCGCCGGGATGACCCCCGCGGTGAAGGCCCAGGTCTTCGAGCCCTACTTCAGCACGAAGAGTGAGGGTAAGGGGACCGGGCTGGGGCTCGCGACGGTCTACGGCATCGTCCGGCAGAACGAGGGCTTCCTGAACCTCTACAGCGAGCCCGGCCTCGGGACGACCTTCCGGATCTACCTGCGCCGCCACGTGGGGGTCCCCGCCCGGGCGGAGGCCCCCGCACCGGTCGTGGTGCGCAAGGGGAGCGAGGCGATCGTGCTGGTGGAGGACGAGCCCCACATCCTGGACGTCGCCCGGCGGATGCTCGAGGGCCTCGGCTACGTGGTGCACGGCTTCGCGGATCCCCGGGAGGCCCTCGCCTTCTCCCGCGACACCTCCCTCGAGTTCCAGCTCCTCATCACCGACGTCGTGATGCCCGGGCTCAACGGCCGGGCGCTCTCCCAGGCCATCACGGAGGAGAGGCCCGGGGTGCGGACGATCTACCTCTCGGGCTACACCGCCGACGTGATCGCCGAGAACGGGATCCTGCACCCGGGGGTCCGCCTGCTGCACAAGCCCTTCTCCCTGGCAGAGCTGGCCGAGCGGGTGCGCAGCACCCTCGACGCCAGCTAG
- a CDS encoding alpha/beta hydrolase, protein MHPERPSDPEPRVLSLSCGPVSLTDRGESPEGALPVLALHGLPGTVRDFRWLGAALEPHLRFVRVDLAGFGGTPIASAPLATIEGRAAFLPELLDALEIERACILGHSMGGPVALAAAQRWPERFPALALLASVGLRPHRLFRSLPMPGAFALGLRTPLLGWPLRRFYRRGLGSAGFRGHYTDESLIHLATSVAAVSFESIAGMVRGLTAPTLTAWAGDDPFIEAEIFEELDAALPEGPRLVFGAGGHNLQKSQAVEIAEALRAWLAALQEGSLDPAPSPL, encoded by the coding sequence ATGCACCCTGAGCGTCCCTCCGATCCCGAGCCGCGCGTGCTCTCGCTCTCCTGCGGCCCGGTGAGCCTCACCGACCGCGGCGAGTCCCCGGAGGGCGCGCTGCCGGTGCTGGCTCTCCACGGGCTGCCCGGCACGGTGCGGGACTTCCGCTGGCTGGGCGCCGCCCTCGAGCCCCACCTGCGCTTCGTGCGGGTCGATCTCGCGGGCTTCGGCGGCACCCCGATCGCCTCCGCGCCCCTTGCCACCATCGAGGGCCGGGCCGCCTTCCTCCCCGAGCTCCTCGATGCCCTGGAGATCGAGCGGGCCTGCATCCTGGGCCACTCCATGGGAGGCCCCGTCGCCCTCGCCGCGGCGCAGCGTTGGCCGGAGCGCTTCCCCGCCCTGGCGCTCCTCGCCTCGGTGGGCCTGCGACCTCACCGCCTCTTCCGCAGCCTCCCGATGCCCGGCGCCTTCGCCCTGGGCCTGCGGACCCCGCTGCTGGGCTGGCCCCTGCGCCGCTTCTATCGCCGGGGCCTCGGCAGCGCCGGCTTCCGGGGCCACTACACCGACGAGAGCCTGATCCACCTGGCCACCAGCGTGGCGGCGGTCTCCTTCGAGTCCATCGCCGGGATGGTGCGGGGGCTCACCGCCCCGACCCTCACGGCCTGGGCGGGTGACGACCCCTTCATCGAGGCCGAGATCTTCGAGGAGCTCGACGCCGCCCTGCCCGAGGGGCCTCGCCTGGTCTTCGGAGCAGGCGGCCACAACCTGCAGAAGAGCCAGGCGGTGGAGATCGCCGAGGCGCTGCGCGCCTGGCTCGCCGCTCTCCAGGAGGGGAGTCTGGACCCAGCCCCTTCGCCTCTCTAG
- a CDS encoding chemotaxis protein CheW: MGAQDSNRHLVFRAGNAWAAVPVPAVLEIRALPEYTPLPGQPRFMRGLIVVDEKIVPVIELGEALGLEAEETESKVRRGRLVVLGQEKRRMGIHTSRVLGFVDLREEERAGVEVLAGPIAAIAEEAYMALDGWVAVSTFDKLFGHVRGLITR, encoded by the coding sequence TTGGGAGCGCAGGATTCCAACCGTCACCTCGTCTTCCGGGCGGGCAACGCCTGGGCCGCCGTGCCCGTGCCCGCGGTCCTCGAGATCCGGGCGCTGCCCGAGTACACACCCCTGCCCGGGCAGCCGCGCTTCATGCGTGGCCTGATCGTCGTCGACGAGAAGATCGTGCCGGTGATCGAGCTGGGCGAGGCGCTGGGCCTCGAGGCCGAGGAGACCGAGTCCAAGGTCCGCCGCGGGCGCCTGGTCGTCCTCGGCCAGGAGAAGCGGCGGATGGGGATCCACACCTCCCGGGTGCTGGGCTTCGTCGATCTGCGGGAGGAGGAGCGGGCCGGGGTCGAGGTCCTCGCCGGGCCGATCGCCGCCATCGCCGAGGAGGCCTACATGGCCCTCGACGGCTGGGTCGCGGTCTCCACCTTCGACAAGCTCTTCGGGCACGTCCGCGGGCTCATCACCCGCTGA
- a CDS encoding SEC59/DGK1/VTE5 family protein: MSPEYALSLSICDLHDFVALTESLGTRFRRARLPEGLSEQATRLTERLRQVAEASAGELSSHFHAAAAELAALGRELESSVPRAAELRARWRALAHTYEALHLEAKNAELALPAGRRLARLKPRNYARNLFHISSGLIGIAIYELLGQRLVVAGLAAAIFFAFILLDLGRRISPVVNEKMVERLFGAISRPHEHLHVPSAVWYVGALLVGVVWLPRPAVELGVLVLALGDPAASLVGKHFGRRRLFGEKTLEGSLAFVGASLVFGVLLLSLVAPELGGWVILRMSVGAALAGALAELYSGPLDDNLTVPLAASAAAALLL, from the coding sequence ATGTCGCCCGAATACGCCCTCTCGCTCTCCATCTGCGACCTGCACGACTTCGTGGCCCTCACCGAGTCCCTGGGCACCCGCTTCCGGCGGGCCCGGCTCCCCGAGGGCCTCTCGGAGCAGGCCACCCGTCTCACCGAGCGGCTGCGCCAGGTCGCCGAGGCCTCGGCCGGTGAGCTCTCGTCGCACTTCCATGCCGCCGCGGCCGAGCTCGCCGCCCTGGGCCGGGAGCTCGAGAGCTCCGTGCCCCGCGCCGCCGAGCTGCGCGCGCGCTGGCGCGCCCTGGCGCACACCTACGAGGCCCTCCACCTCGAGGCGAAGAACGCCGAGCTCGCGCTGCCCGCCGGCCGCCGGCTGGCCCGGCTCAAGCCGCGCAACTACGCCCGGAACCTCTTCCACATCAGCAGCGGCCTCATCGGCATCGCCATCTACGAGCTGCTCGGGCAGCGGCTGGTGGTCGCCGGGCTGGCCGCGGCGATCTTCTTCGCCTTCATCCTGTTGGATCTGGGTCGGCGCATCTCACCGGTCGTGAACGAGAAGATGGTCGAGCGGCTCTTCGGCGCCATCTCGCGGCCGCACGAGCACCTCCACGTCCCCTCGGCCGTCTGGTACGTGGGCGCCCTCCTGGTCGGCGTCGTCTGGCTGCCGAGGCCCGCCGTCGAGCTGGGCGTGCTGGTCCTGGCCCTGGGGGATCCGGCGGCCTCGCTGGTGGGCAAGCACTTCGGACGCCGGCGCCTCTTCGGGGAGAAGACCCTCGAGGGCAGCCTGGCCTTCGTCGGCGCCTCCCTCGTCTTCGGCGTGCTCCTCCTCTCCCTGGTGGCCCCCGAGCTGGGCGGCTGGGTGATCCTGCGGATGAGCGTCGGCGCCGCCCTCGCCGGCGCCCTGGCCGAGCTCTACTCCGGCCCGCTGGACGACAACCTGACCGTTCCCCTGGCGGCCTCCGCCGCCGCGGCCCTCCTCCTCTGA
- a CDS encoding DUF3553 domain-containing protein → MSEAIGADIESICRKCGDVWHVVVSKKDDKIAKVQCKQCGGVHRLKRPGGAGASAAKAPRGGVTTRKSAAAKAPPVTADPGRPARGYHPKERFAPGDRVVHPSFGEGVVQSVQGTKMTVHFPQGERKLVHGR, encoded by the coding sequence ATGAGCGAGGCGATCGGAGCCGACATCGAGTCCATCTGCCGCAAGTGCGGCGACGTCTGGCACGTGGTGGTGTCCAAGAAGGACGACAAGATCGCCAAGGTGCAGTGCAAGCAGTGTGGTGGGGTACACCGCCTGAAGCGGCCCGGCGGCGCCGGGGCGAGCGCGGCGAAGGCGCCTCGCGGCGGGGTCACCACGCGCAAGAGCGCGGCGGCGAAGGCGCCCCCCGTCACGGCCGATCCCGGGCGCCCGGCACGCGGCTACCACCCGAAGGAGCGCTTCGCGCCGGGCGATCGCGTCGTCCACCCCTCCTTCGGGGAGGGCGTCGTCCAGAGCGTCCAGGGCACCAAGATGACCGTCCACTTCCCCCAGGGGGAGCGCAAGCTGGTTCACGGACGGTAA
- a CDS encoding SPFH domain-containing protein, whose translation MSTAKATVIAHPAAVREVTGWRRGRPIEDPEKMKRWGWVTARPSEFLVHCRRGRVLEDSSGQGATCFKWPMDSVAVVPTSLQRVQFTADQVTREKVGVAVTGLAVYRIANPLLAFRLLNFSFPERAQEKLDEVLVEMLIGACRRLIANLEVEACLTQRKSALAERLLQEIAPVVGGSGRARDASDQGWGVVVDTIEIQEVRVLSDSVFEAMQAPYRSRIDREAREARAEAAQLATLREAEAQQRMQEARLEGEAAVRTRQAELAREAAERKMQDAIREKERLVQEAAAEVAAHETRMQAAAVRAELETSEARGRHLLRQEEARLLRFERLLHAEGELKLAEIRRLDAESDARRTLAENLPELAQAVGARFGEVKITQIGGGESPFASIAQAVASLLELAREG comes from the coding sequence ATGAGCACGGCAAAGGCAACGGTGATCGCCCACCCCGCGGCGGTCCGCGAGGTCACCGGCTGGCGGAGAGGCCGGCCGATCGAGGATCCGGAGAAGATGAAGCGCTGGGGCTGGGTGACGGCCCGCCCCTCCGAGTTCCTGGTGCACTGCCGGCGGGGCCGGGTGCTGGAGGACTCGAGCGGCCAGGGCGCGACCTGCTTCAAGTGGCCCATGGACTCGGTGGCGGTGGTGCCGACCTCCCTGCAGCGCGTGCAGTTCACCGCCGATCAGGTGACCCGGGAGAAGGTCGGGGTGGCGGTCACCGGCCTCGCGGTCTACCGGATCGCGAACCCCCTGCTCGCCTTCCGGCTGCTCAACTTCTCCTTCCCGGAGCGGGCGCAGGAGAAGCTCGACGAGGTGCTGGTGGAGATGCTCATCGGCGCCTGCCGCCGCCTCATCGCCAACCTCGAGGTCGAGGCCTGCCTCACCCAGCGCAAGTCCGCCCTGGCCGAGCGCCTCCTCCAGGAGATCGCGCCGGTGGTCGGCGGCAGCGGCCGGGCGCGGGACGCCAGCGACCAGGGCTGGGGGGTGGTCGTCGACACCATCGAGATCCAGGAGGTGCGTGTCCTCTCCGACTCGGTCTTCGAGGCCATGCAGGCGCCCTATCGCTCGCGCATCGATCGGGAGGCCCGGGAGGCGCGGGCCGAGGCCGCCCAGCTGGCCACGCTGCGCGAGGCCGAGGCCCAGCAGCGGATGCAGGAGGCCCGCCTCGAGGGCGAGGCCGCGGTCCGGACCCGGCAGGCCGAGCTCGCCCGGGAGGCGGCCGAGCGCAAGATGCAGGACGCCATCCGGGAGAAGGAGCGGCTGGTGCAGGAGGCGGCCGCCGAGGTCGCTGCCCACGAGACGCGGATGCAGGCGGCGGCGGTGCGCGCCGAGCTCGAGACGAGCGAGGCCCGGGGCCGTCACCTCCTGCGCCAGGAGGAGGCGAGGCTGCTGCGCTTCGAGCGCCTCCTCCACGCCGAGGGAGAGCTGAAGCTGGCCGAGATCCGGCGCCTCGACGCCGAGTCCGACGCCCGCCGGACCCTGGCCGAGAACCTCCCCGAGCTGGCGCAGGCCGTCGGGGCGCGCTTCGGCGAGGTGAAGATCACCCAGATCGGCGGCGGGGAGAGCCCCTTCGCCTCCATCGCCCAGGCGGTGGCCTCCCTCCTCGAGCTGGCCCGGGAGGGCTGA
- a CDS encoding adenylate/guanylate cyclase domain-containing protein — MSVTGTRPRVEAPLEALEAFFSTEVIRGERIVAWTRLVLAVTGLGNEVYIGKFPGTAGATVDSTLTTTGLALAFAYSLFTLLTLKRAGKTTELRLFLSVTVDAILICLVTCGDIVQPDPNYHGLLRETSVGLFFLAAMAAGVRLSGRVAIGGSIMLLLVGIGMVIADTTLQPDYVRYGEEEIILCLILLLGSTLLGYTGASRTRNLVFRGANFAVEAERTRQRFGVYVSKEVADQVLKDDETKKGGRRQPVAVLFCDLRGFTRYAEKTPPEQLVTELNDYLDAMLAVVREEGGWLDKYIGDAMMVVFGVGSPRADDASRAIRTAAGMRTALMRHNEERKRKGKPPFAHGIGVHHGSAIVGNIGTEDRLQFTVVGDVVNLASRLEAATKQVQVPVLISSVAAHVARGAPGKGLPALREVGNHELPGRSGSFDLYTLESESRAATYDPGFEDETSGDFKPIHSR, encoded by the coding sequence ATGAGCGTGACCGGGACCCGGCCGAGGGTGGAGGCCCCCCTCGAGGCCCTCGAGGCCTTCTTCAGCACCGAGGTCATCCGCGGTGAGCGGATCGTCGCCTGGACGAGGCTGGTCCTCGCCGTCACCGGGCTGGGCAACGAGGTCTACATCGGGAAGTTCCCGGGGACCGCGGGCGCCACGGTGGACTCCACCCTGACCACCACCGGTCTGGCGCTGGCCTTCGCCTACTCGCTCTTCACGCTCCTGACCCTCAAGCGTGCGGGCAAGACCACCGAGCTGCGCCTCTTCCTCTCGGTGACCGTGGACGCGATCCTCATCTGCCTGGTCACCTGCGGCGACATCGTCCAGCCCGACCCGAACTACCACGGGCTCCTGCGGGAGACGAGCGTGGGCCTCTTCTTCCTGGCGGCGATGGCCGCGGGGGTCCGCCTCTCCGGCCGGGTCGCCATCGGGGGCTCGATCATGTTGCTGCTGGTGGGCATCGGGATGGTCATCGCCGACACCACCCTGCAGCCCGACTACGTGCGCTACGGGGAGGAGGAGATCATCCTCTGCCTGATCCTGCTGCTGGGCTCGACGCTGCTGGGCTACACCGGCGCCTCGCGGACCCGGAACCTGGTCTTCCGGGGCGCGAACTTCGCGGTCGAGGCCGAGCGGACGCGGCAGCGCTTCGGCGTCTACGTCTCCAAGGAGGTCGCCGATCAGGTCCTGAAGGACGACGAGACCAAGAAGGGAGGGCGCCGCCAGCCGGTGGCCGTGCTCTTCTGCGACCTGCGGGGCTTCACCCGCTACGCCGAGAAGACGCCGCCCGAGCAGCTGGTCACCGAGCTCAACGACTACCTCGACGCCATGCTGGCGGTGGTCCGCGAGGAGGGGGGCTGGCTCGACAAGTACATCGGCGACGCGATGATGGTCGTCTTCGGGGTCGGGTCGCCCCGGGCCGACGACGCCTCGCGCGCGATCCGGACGGCGGCCGGGATGCGCACCGCCCTGATGCGCCACAACGAGGAGCGCAAGCGAAAGGGGAAGCCTCCCTTCGCCCACGGCATCGGCGTCCACCACGGCAGCGCGATCGTGGGGAACATCGGCACCGAGGACCGGCTGCAGTTCACGGTCGTCGGTGACGTGGTCAACCTCGCCAGCCGCCTCGAGGCGGCCACCAAGCAGGTGCAGGTCCCGGTCCTCATCTCCAGCGTCGCGGCCCACGTCGCCCGCGGCGCCCCGGGCAAGGGCCTCCCGGCCCTGCGGGAGGTGGGCAACCACGAGCTCCCTGGCCGCAGCGGCAGCTTCGATCTCTACACCCTCGAGAGCGAGTCCCGTGCGGCGACCTACGACCCGGGCTTCGAGGACGAGACCTCCGGCGACTTCAAGCCGATCCACAGCCGCTGA
- a CDS encoding Hsp70 family protein: MGIVGIDFGTSTTLVAVWKQGKPQLLRDSDGLELTPSVVAYLPGDRVQVGARAALRRGIDPENTLYSVKRIAGRRWFDQEVVDFRESTPMKLERGGDGVPRFITRKGQLLPVDVIAHQLSVVRHYAGFPAGELKNAVLCVPPSYGPEQVLSLCNAARKAGFNRVGTIDEPYAAVVPYLERLSGERNVAVYDLGGGTFDLAVLRVRGLSHRVIASGGDPYLGGDDVDHALANLIANRVLQEHRWDLRGERSIFARLLVAAEKAKLALSLQPSVTVRLDIIDPTLAGKTLEIGREAFDRAIHELVQRSFALCDEVLLEAGLPVQAIDDVILAGGSTYLPAVRAAVESYFGKRPLYDLAPDRTVAQGACISAALQAGEMHGGARVVPA; this comes from the coding sequence ATGGGAATCGTCGGAATCGACTTCGGGACCTCAACCACGCTGGTGGCGGTGTGGAAGCAGGGAAAGCCCCAGCTCCTGCGAGATTCCGACGGCCTCGAGCTGACCCCCTCGGTGGTGGCCTACCTGCCGGGTGATCGCGTTCAGGTGGGCGCCCGCGCCGCCCTCCGCCGCGGCATCGATCCCGAGAACACCCTCTACTCGGTGAAGCGCATCGCCGGGCGCCGCTGGTTCGATCAGGAGGTCGTGGACTTCCGGGAGTCGACGCCGATGAAGCTCGAGCGCGGCGGCGACGGTGTCCCCCGCTTCATCACCCGCAAGGGCCAGCTCCTCCCGGTCGACGTGATCGCCCACCAGCTGAGCGTCGTGCGGCACTACGCGGGCTTCCCGGCCGGCGAGCTGAAGAACGCCGTGCTCTGCGTCCCGCCCTCCTACGGCCCCGAGCAGGTGCTCTCCCTCTGCAACGCCGCCCGCAAGGCCGGCTTCAACCGGGTGGGCACCATCGACGAGCCCTACGCCGCGGTGGTGCCCTACCTCGAGCGCCTCTCCGGAGAGCGGAACGTCGCGGTCTACGACCTGGGGGGTGGCACCTTCGACCTCGCGGTCCTTCGCGTCCGCGGACTCTCCCACCGGGTGATCGCCTCGGGGGGTGACCCCTACCTCGGCGGCGACGACGTCGACCACGCCCTGGCGAACCTCATCGCCAACCGCGTCCTGCAGGAGCACCGCTGGGATCTGCGCGGTGAGCGCAGCATCTTCGCCCGCCTCCTGGTCGCCGCCGAGAAGGCGAAGCTCGCCCTCTCGCTCCAGCCCTCGGTGACCGTCCGCCTCGACATCATCGACCCCACCCTCGCCGGCAAGACCCTCGAGATCGGCCGCGAGGCCTTCGACCGGGCGATCCACGAGCTGGTCCAGCGCAGCTTCGCCCTCTGCGACGAGGTGCTCCTCGAGGCCGGCCTCCCGGTCCAGGCGATCGACGATGTCATCCTCGCCGGCGGAAGCACCTACCTCCCCGCGGTGCGCGCCGCCGTCGAGAGCTACTTCGGCAAGCGGCCGCTCTACGACCTGGCGCCGGATCGTACGGTGGCGCAGGGCGCCTGCATCTCCGCGGCCCTTCAGGCGGGCGAGATGCACGGCGGTGCCAGGGTCGTCCCGGCCTGA
- a CDS encoding sigma factor, whose translation MADLDHLLPLIAAGDPDAFGRWVAGVEARLRLSLSSFATTLDTEPIVQETLLRVWQVAPRVVPDGRGESLLRLAVRIARNLAVSELRRQRPAPLDAQDLERILQEAPAEAPPPDPLLRRLIAYCREKLPRQPARALTARLHAAGGESDTTLAGGLGMRTNTFLQNVGRARRLLADCLERQGADLGGVRP comes from the coding sequence ATGGCTGATCTCGACCACCTCCTCCCGCTCATCGCCGCCGGCGATCCGGACGCCTTCGGGCGCTGGGTCGCCGGCGTCGAGGCGCGCCTGCGCCTCTCCCTCTCGAGCTTCGCGACGACCCTCGACACCGAGCCCATCGTGCAGGAGACGCTGCTGCGCGTCTGGCAGGTGGCCCCGCGAGTGGTGCCCGACGGCCGGGGAGAGAGCCTGCTGCGCCTCGCCGTGCGGATCGCCCGCAACCTCGCGGTGAGCGAGCTGCGGCGGCAGCGCCCGGCCCCTCTCGACGCCCAGGACCTGGAGCGGATCCTCCAGGAGGCCCCGGCCGAGGCGCCGCCACCGGACCCCCTCCTGCGCCGCCTCATCGCCTACTGCCGGGAGAAGCTGCCGCGCCAGCCGGCCCGGGCCCTCACCGCGCGCCTGCACGCCGCGGGCGGTGAGTCCGACACCACCCTGGCCGGCGGGCTGGGGATGCGCACCAACACCTTCCTCCAGAACGTCGGCCGGGCCCGGCGCCTGCTCGCCGACTGCCTCGAGCGCCAGGGCGCGGACCTGGGAGGAGTCAGACCATGA